In Prunus dulcis chromosome 2, ALMONDv2, whole genome shotgun sequence, a single genomic region encodes these proteins:
- the LOC117620150 gene encoding peptidyl-prolyl cis-trans isomerase CYP22, which translates to MASSGGNAGGGGGGGVEWHVRPPNPKNPVVFFDITIGTIPAGRIKMELFADIAPKTAENFRQFCTGEYRKAGLPVGYKGCQFHRVIKDFMIQAGDFLKGDGSGCASIYGHQFDDETFDAKHTGPSLLSMANSGPNTNGCQFFITCSKCDWLDNKHVVFGRVLGDGLLVVRKIENVATGPNNRPKLACVIAECGEM; encoded by the exons ATGGCATCAAGTGGAGGGAAcgcaggaggaggaggaggaggaggagtgGAGTGGCACGTGCGGCCTCCGAACCCTAAGAACCCAGTCGTCTTCTTCGACATTACCATCGGTACCATTCCTGCTGGTCGAATCAAGATGGAGCTTTTCGCTGATATTGCCCCTAAAACCGCCGAAAATTTCAG GCAGTTCTGCACTGGCGAGTACAG AAAAGCTGGATTGCCAGTTGGGTACAAGGGATGCCAGTTCCACAGGGTCATTAAGGATTTTATGATTCAAGCTGGTGATTTTCTCAAG GGTGATGGTAGTGGATGTGCTTCCATTTATGGACATCAGTTCGATGATGAGACTTTTGACGCCAAACACACTGGTCCTAGCCTTTTGTCAATG GCAAATAGTGGACCAAATACCAATGGGTGCCAG TTCTTTATCACTTGCTCGAAATGTGACTGGCTTGACAATAAGCATGTTGTGTTCGGG AGAGTACTTGGAGATGGCCTCTTGGTGGTTAGGAAGATTGAGAATGTGGCTACAGGACCCAACAATCGCCCCAAACTAGCTTGTGTAATTGCTGAATGTGGGGAGATGTAA
- the LOC117618702 gene encoding protein unc-13 homolog isoform X2 — translation MEEENAVELLQRYRRDRRILLDFILAGSLIKKVIMPPGAVTLDDVDLDQVSVDYVLNCAKKGGMLELSEAIRDYHDHTGLPQMNSTGSAGEFFLVTNPEFSGSPPKRAPPPVPDFVPPPVLTPPPGVLSSIPDLDSSPVASSVSKSESFNYTQAQELTVDDIEDFEDDDIDEADSLRISRRIRNDATDLSLGLPSFKTGITEDDLRETAYEVLLACAGAAGGLIVPSKEKKKDKRSKLMRKLGRSRNENPLSQSQRAPGLVGLLESMRVQMEISEAMDIRTRQGLLNALAGKVGKRMDALLVPLELLCCISRTEFSDKKAYIRWQKRQLNMLEEGLLNFPAVGFGESGRKASEFRILLAKIEESEFLPPSTGELQRTECLRSLREIATPLAERPARGDLTGEVCHWADGYHLNVRLYEKLLLSVFDMLDEGKLTEEVEEILELVKSTWRVLGITETMHYTCYAWVLFRQHVITSEQGVLKHAIEQLKKIPLKEQRGPQERLHLKSLHCRVEGDQGHQDLSFLQSFLLPIQKWADKQLGDYHLHFSEVPVMMENIVAVAMIAQRLLLEEPEAAMMQYTSNTDRDQIESYILSSIKNAFTRILQSVEKSDSKHEHPLALLAEETKKLLKKDTTMFMPILSQRHPQATSVSASLLHRLYGNKLKPFLGVAEHLTEDVISVFPAADNLEQYIIELITSNSGEETADIYCRKLAPYQIGSISGTLVMRWVNSQLGRILGWVERAVQQERWDPISPQQRHGSSIVEVFRIVEETVDQFFDLKVPMRPTELSGLFRGVDNAFQVFANHVIDKLATKEDLIPPVPILTRYKKEVGIKAFVKKELFDPRLPDERRSTEISVRTTPTLCVQLNTLYYAISQLNKLEDSMWERWTRKKPSQKFTKKSIDEKSKSFTQKDTFDGSRKDINAAIDQICEFTGTKIIFWDLREPFINNLYKPSVSLSRFEAVYEPLDTELSQLCAIIVEPLRDRIVTSLLQATLDGLLRVVLDGGPSRIFSLGDAKLLEEDLEVLKEFFISGGDGLPRGVVENQVARVRDVIKLHSYETRELIEDLKSSSGLGVQGGRSKLGADSKTLVRILCHRADSEASLFLKKQYKIPKSTA, via the exons ATGGAAGA GGAGAATGCTGTGGAGCTTTTGCAACGGTATCGCCGGGACAGGCGAATACTTCTGGATTTTATACTTGCCGGTAGCTTAATAAAGAAGGTGATAATGCCTCCTGGCGCGGTTACCCTAGATGATGTGGATCTAGACCAAGTCAGTGTTGATTATGTGCTCAATTGTGCTAAGAAAG GTGGAATGCTTGAACTCTCGGAAGCTATTAGAGACTACCATGACCATACTGGGTTACCCCAGATG AATAGTACAGGTTCTGCTGGTGAATTCTTTTTGGTTACGAATCCTGAGTTTTCCGGTTCTCCTCCAAAACGGGCACCACCACCTGTTCCAGACTTCGTGCCACCTCCTGTTCTAACTCCACCTCCTGGTGTCTTATCATCTATTCCTGACCTTGACTCATCTCCGGTTGCATCAAGTGTGTCAAAGTCAGAATCTTTTAACTACACACAAGCTCAAGAACTGACTGTAGATGATATTGAAGATTTTGaggatgatgatattgatgaGGCTGACAGTCTCCGGATTTCACGAAGGATTCGAAACGATGCTACTGATCTTTCGCTTGGATTGCCTTCTTTTAAGACAG GTATCACAGAAGATGATCTCCGTGAAACTGCATATGAAGTCCTTTTAGCATGTGCTGGTGCTGCAGG GGGTCTGATTGTGCcgtcaaaagagaaaaagaaagacaaaaggTCCAAGCTGATGAGGAAACTTGGACGTAGTAGAAATGAAAATCCTTTGAGTCAGTCTCAACGAGCACCTGGATTGGTTGGTTTGTTGGAGAGCATGCGTGTCCAGATGGAG ATATCTGAGGCCATGGACATCAGAACTAGACAAGGGCTGCTTAATGCCCTAGCTGGAAAAGTGGGAAAAAGAATGGATGCCCTACTGGTTCCTCTGGAACTTCTCTGTTGTATTTCACGAACAGAATTTTCTGACAAGAAGGCGTATATACGGTGGCAGAAAAGGCAG TTGAATATGTTGGAGGAAGGGCTTCTTAATTTCCCTGCTGTTGGATTTGGGGAGTCTGGACGGAAGGCGAGTGAGTTTAGGATTCTTTTAGCAAAAATTGAAGAATCTGAG TTTCTTCCACCTTCCACGGGTGAACTCCAACGAACAGAATGCTTAAGATCTCTTCGAGAGATTGCCACTCCACTTGCTGAGAGGCCTGCTCGTGGTGACTTAACTGGTGAAGTATGTCACTGGGCAGATGGTTATCACTTGAACGTTAGACTGTATGAGAAACTGCTTCTCAGTGTCTTTGATATGTTAGATGAGGGAAAGTTGACTGAG GAAGTGGAAGAAATACTCGAGCTTGTGAAGTCAACGTGGCGTGTTTTAGGAATCACGGAGACCATGCATTACACCTGCTATGCATGGGTCTTATTCCGTCAG CATGTTATTACAAGTGAACAAGGAGTTTTAAAACATGCCATTGAACAGTTAAAGAAAATACCATTGAAGGAACAACGGGGACCACAAGAGAGGTTACACTTGAAGAGTTTGCATTGTAGAGTTGAAGGCGATCAGGGTCACCAAGATTTATCTTTCTTACAGTCCTTCTTGTTGCCCATTCAGAAATGGGCCGATAAGCAGTTAGGAGACTACCATCTGCACTTTTCTGAG GTGCCAGTTATGATGGAGAATATAGTAGCTGTTGCAATGATTGCTCAAAGGCTTCTATTGGAGGAACCTGAAGCA GCAATGATGCAATATACATCCAACACAGATCGAGATCAGATAgaatcatatatattatcttcTATTAAGAATGCATTTACAAGG ATCTTACAGTCTGTTGAAAAATCAGACTCAAAGCATGAACATCCtttggcattgcttgctgAAGAGACCAAGAAACTCTTAAAAAAAGATACAACCATGTTCATGCCAATTTTATCCCAGAGGCATCCACAAGCAACTTCTGTCTCAGCCTCACTCCTTCATAGGCTTTATGGCAACAAGTTG AAACCTTTTCTCGGTGTGGCTGAACATCTGACCGAGGATGTAATATCTGTATTTCCAGCAGCTGATAACCTTGAGCAGTACATTATTGAACTTATTACATCCAATTCTGGAGAGGAAACTGCAGATATATACTGTAGGAAACTAGCTCCATACCAG ATTGGATCCATATCTGGAACATTGGTGATGCGTTGGGTCAATTCGCAACTTGGAAGGATCTTAGGTTGGGTTGAACGCGCTGTTCAACAAGAG AGGTGGGACCCAATATCACCTCAACAGCGGCATGGGAGTTCAATAGTTGAAGTTTTTAGGATTGTGGAGGAG ACTGTCGACCAATTTTTTGATCTCAAGGTTCCAATGAGGCCTACAGAATTGAGTGGTTTGTTTCGCGGAGTTGACAATGCTTTTCAAGTGTTCGCAAATCATGTCATTGACAAGTTGG CTACCAAGGAAGATTTAATTCCACCTGTGCCCATTCTTACAAGATACAAGAAGGAAGTTGGAATAAAGGCTTTTGTAAAGAAGGAACTATTTGACCCTAGGCTGCCTGATGAGAGAAGGTCTACTGAAATTAGTGTTCGAACGACTCCAACGCTTTGTGTTCAGTTAAATACACTTTAT TATGCAATCAGTCAGCTGAATAAGTTGGAAGATAGCATGTGGGAGCGATGGACGAGGAAGAAGCCCAGCCAAAAGTTTACCA AGAAATCCATAGATGAGAAGTCAAAAAGTTTCACCCAGAAGGACACGTTTGATGGGAGTAGAAAAGATATAAATGCTGCTATAGATCAAATTTGCGAGTTCACTG GAACTAAGATTATCTTCTGGGACTTGAGGGAACCATTTATTAACAACTTATATAAACCAAGTGTTTCTCTTTCTAGGTTCGAAGCAGTCTATGAACCACTTGATACG GAACTTAGTCAACTGTGTGCTATAATTGTGGAACCACTAAGGGATCGCATCGTGACAAGCCTCCTTCAAGCAACGCTG GATGGTTTACTCCGTGTTGTATTAGATGGAGGCCCATCACGAATTTTCTCTTTGGGCGATGCAAAGCTATTAGAAGAAGATTTGGAGGTCCTCAAG GAGTTTTTTATCTCTGGAGGAGATGGGCTTCCAAGAGGAGTTGTCGAAAATCAGGTAGCACGTGTTCGAGATGTAATAAAGTTGCACAGCTATGAG ACTCGAGAACTGATCGAGGACTTGAAGTCTTCCAGTGGCCTCGGCGTGCAGGGTGGTAGAAGCAAACTAGGGGCTGATTCTAAGACTCTTGTGAGAATCCTATGTCACAGAGCTGATTCGGAGGCCTCTCTTTTCCTTAAGAAGCAGTACAAGATACCAAAGTCTACAGCTTAG
- the LOC117618702 gene encoding protein unc-13 homolog isoform X1, whose amino-acid sequence MECGENAVELLQRYRRDRRILLDFILAGSLIKKVIMPPGAVTLDDVDLDQVSVDYVLNCAKKGGMLELSEAIRDYHDHTGLPQMNSTGSAGEFFLVTNPEFSGSPPKRAPPPVPDFVPPPVLTPPPGVLSSIPDLDSSPVASSVSKSESFNYTQAQELTVDDIEDFEDDDIDEADSLRISRRIRNDATDLSLGLPSFKTGITEDDLRETAYEVLLACAGAAGGLIVPSKEKKKDKRSKLMRKLGRSRNENPLSQSQRAPGLVGLLESMRVQMEISEAMDIRTRQGLLNALAGKVGKRMDALLVPLELLCCISRTEFSDKKAYIRWQKRQLNMLEEGLLNFPAVGFGESGRKASEFRILLAKIEESEFLPPSTGELQRTECLRSLREIATPLAERPARGDLTGEVCHWADGYHLNVRLYEKLLLSVFDMLDEGKLTEEVEEILELVKSTWRVLGITETMHYTCYAWVLFRQHVITSEQGVLKHAIEQLKKIPLKEQRGPQERLHLKSLHCRVEGDQGHQDLSFLQSFLLPIQKWADKQLGDYHLHFSEVPVMMENIVAVAMIAQRLLLEEPEAAMMQYTSNTDRDQIESYILSSIKNAFTRILQSVEKSDSKHEHPLALLAEETKKLLKKDTTMFMPILSQRHPQATSVSASLLHRLYGNKLKPFLGVAEHLTEDVISVFPAADNLEQYIIELITSNSGEETADIYCRKLAPYQIGSISGTLVMRWVNSQLGRILGWVERAVQQERWDPISPQQRHGSSIVEVFRIVEETVDQFFDLKVPMRPTELSGLFRGVDNAFQVFANHVIDKLATKEDLIPPVPILTRYKKEVGIKAFVKKELFDPRLPDERRSTEISVRTTPTLCVQLNTLYYAISQLNKLEDSMWERWTRKKPSQKFTKKSIDEKSKSFTQKDTFDGSRKDINAAIDQICEFTGTKIIFWDLREPFINNLYKPSVSLSRFEAVYEPLDTELSQLCAIIVEPLRDRIVTSLLQATLDGLLRVVLDGGPSRIFSLGDAKLLEEDLEVLKEFFISGGDGLPRGVVENQVARVRDVIKLHSYETRELIEDLKSSSGLGVQGGRSKLGADSKTLVRILCHRADSEASLFLKKQYKIPKSTA is encoded by the exons ATGGAATGTGGGGAGAATGCTGTGGAGCTTTTGCAACGGTATCGCCGGGACAGGCGAATACTTCTGGATTTTATACTTGCCGGTAGCTTAATAAAGAAGGTGATAATGCCTCCTGGCGCGGTTACCCTAGATGATGTGGATCTAGACCAAGTCAGTGTTGATTATGTGCTCAATTGTGCTAAGAAAG GTGGAATGCTTGAACTCTCGGAAGCTATTAGAGACTACCATGACCATACTGGGTTACCCCAGATG AATAGTACAGGTTCTGCTGGTGAATTCTTTTTGGTTACGAATCCTGAGTTTTCCGGTTCTCCTCCAAAACGGGCACCACCACCTGTTCCAGACTTCGTGCCACCTCCTGTTCTAACTCCACCTCCTGGTGTCTTATCATCTATTCCTGACCTTGACTCATCTCCGGTTGCATCAAGTGTGTCAAAGTCAGAATCTTTTAACTACACACAAGCTCAAGAACTGACTGTAGATGATATTGAAGATTTTGaggatgatgatattgatgaGGCTGACAGTCTCCGGATTTCACGAAGGATTCGAAACGATGCTACTGATCTTTCGCTTGGATTGCCTTCTTTTAAGACAG GTATCACAGAAGATGATCTCCGTGAAACTGCATATGAAGTCCTTTTAGCATGTGCTGGTGCTGCAGG GGGTCTGATTGTGCcgtcaaaagagaaaaagaaagacaaaaggTCCAAGCTGATGAGGAAACTTGGACGTAGTAGAAATGAAAATCCTTTGAGTCAGTCTCAACGAGCACCTGGATTGGTTGGTTTGTTGGAGAGCATGCGTGTCCAGATGGAG ATATCTGAGGCCATGGACATCAGAACTAGACAAGGGCTGCTTAATGCCCTAGCTGGAAAAGTGGGAAAAAGAATGGATGCCCTACTGGTTCCTCTGGAACTTCTCTGTTGTATTTCACGAACAGAATTTTCTGACAAGAAGGCGTATATACGGTGGCAGAAAAGGCAG TTGAATATGTTGGAGGAAGGGCTTCTTAATTTCCCTGCTGTTGGATTTGGGGAGTCTGGACGGAAGGCGAGTGAGTTTAGGATTCTTTTAGCAAAAATTGAAGAATCTGAG TTTCTTCCACCTTCCACGGGTGAACTCCAACGAACAGAATGCTTAAGATCTCTTCGAGAGATTGCCACTCCACTTGCTGAGAGGCCTGCTCGTGGTGACTTAACTGGTGAAGTATGTCACTGGGCAGATGGTTATCACTTGAACGTTAGACTGTATGAGAAACTGCTTCTCAGTGTCTTTGATATGTTAGATGAGGGAAAGTTGACTGAG GAAGTGGAAGAAATACTCGAGCTTGTGAAGTCAACGTGGCGTGTTTTAGGAATCACGGAGACCATGCATTACACCTGCTATGCATGGGTCTTATTCCGTCAG CATGTTATTACAAGTGAACAAGGAGTTTTAAAACATGCCATTGAACAGTTAAAGAAAATACCATTGAAGGAACAACGGGGACCACAAGAGAGGTTACACTTGAAGAGTTTGCATTGTAGAGTTGAAGGCGATCAGGGTCACCAAGATTTATCTTTCTTACAGTCCTTCTTGTTGCCCATTCAGAAATGGGCCGATAAGCAGTTAGGAGACTACCATCTGCACTTTTCTGAG GTGCCAGTTATGATGGAGAATATAGTAGCTGTTGCAATGATTGCTCAAAGGCTTCTATTGGAGGAACCTGAAGCA GCAATGATGCAATATACATCCAACACAGATCGAGATCAGATAgaatcatatatattatcttcTATTAAGAATGCATTTACAAGG ATCTTACAGTCTGTTGAAAAATCAGACTCAAAGCATGAACATCCtttggcattgcttgctgAAGAGACCAAGAAACTCTTAAAAAAAGATACAACCATGTTCATGCCAATTTTATCCCAGAGGCATCCACAAGCAACTTCTGTCTCAGCCTCACTCCTTCATAGGCTTTATGGCAACAAGTTG AAACCTTTTCTCGGTGTGGCTGAACATCTGACCGAGGATGTAATATCTGTATTTCCAGCAGCTGATAACCTTGAGCAGTACATTATTGAACTTATTACATCCAATTCTGGAGAGGAAACTGCAGATATATACTGTAGGAAACTAGCTCCATACCAG ATTGGATCCATATCTGGAACATTGGTGATGCGTTGGGTCAATTCGCAACTTGGAAGGATCTTAGGTTGGGTTGAACGCGCTGTTCAACAAGAG AGGTGGGACCCAATATCACCTCAACAGCGGCATGGGAGTTCAATAGTTGAAGTTTTTAGGATTGTGGAGGAG ACTGTCGACCAATTTTTTGATCTCAAGGTTCCAATGAGGCCTACAGAATTGAGTGGTTTGTTTCGCGGAGTTGACAATGCTTTTCAAGTGTTCGCAAATCATGTCATTGACAAGTTGG CTACCAAGGAAGATTTAATTCCACCTGTGCCCATTCTTACAAGATACAAGAAGGAAGTTGGAATAAAGGCTTTTGTAAAGAAGGAACTATTTGACCCTAGGCTGCCTGATGAGAGAAGGTCTACTGAAATTAGTGTTCGAACGACTCCAACGCTTTGTGTTCAGTTAAATACACTTTAT TATGCAATCAGTCAGCTGAATAAGTTGGAAGATAGCATGTGGGAGCGATGGACGAGGAAGAAGCCCAGCCAAAAGTTTACCA AGAAATCCATAGATGAGAAGTCAAAAAGTTTCACCCAGAAGGACACGTTTGATGGGAGTAGAAAAGATATAAATGCTGCTATAGATCAAATTTGCGAGTTCACTG GAACTAAGATTATCTTCTGGGACTTGAGGGAACCATTTATTAACAACTTATATAAACCAAGTGTTTCTCTTTCTAGGTTCGAAGCAGTCTATGAACCACTTGATACG GAACTTAGTCAACTGTGTGCTATAATTGTGGAACCACTAAGGGATCGCATCGTGACAAGCCTCCTTCAAGCAACGCTG GATGGTTTACTCCGTGTTGTATTAGATGGAGGCCCATCACGAATTTTCTCTTTGGGCGATGCAAAGCTATTAGAAGAAGATTTGGAGGTCCTCAAG GAGTTTTTTATCTCTGGAGGAGATGGGCTTCCAAGAGGAGTTGTCGAAAATCAGGTAGCACGTGTTCGAGATGTAATAAAGTTGCACAGCTATGAG ACTCGAGAACTGATCGAGGACTTGAAGTCTTCCAGTGGCCTCGGCGTGCAGGGTGGTAGAAGCAAACTAGGGGCTGATTCTAAGACTCTTGTGAGAATCCTATGTCACAGAGCTGATTCGGAGGCCTCTCTTTTCCTTAAGAAGCAGTACAAGATACCAAAGTCTACAGCTTAG